The Dehalococcoidales bacterium genome window below encodes:
- a CDS encoding nitroreductase family protein, producing MDFLELVEKRYSVRAYKSNPVVDEKLQKVLEAARLAPTASNRQPFRLIVVHTAGREADLSRIYSRPWFVQAPIIICACGVAEPAWVRRDGRRYCDVDVAIAMDHLILAATDLGLGTCWVGAFDSAAAREIMGLPDEVEPIAFTPLGYPDDQPKEKKRQSITELVRYEHW from the coding sequence ATGGATTTTTTAGAGTTGGTTGAGAAGCGGTATAGTGTACGGGCTTATAAATCCAATCCGGTAGTAGATGAAAAGTTACAGAAGGTTCTGGAGGCGGCACGTCTGGCGCCAACCGCCTCTAACCGGCAGCCGTTCCGGTTGATTGTGGTTCATACCGCTGGTAGAGAAGCAGATCTCAGCCGCATCTATTCCCGTCCCTGGTTCGTGCAGGCGCCGATAATAATCTGCGCCTGCGGTGTTGCTGAACCGGCCTGGGTCAGGCGGGACGGCCGGAGATATTGCGATGTGGATGTGGCCATAGCCATGGACCACCTGATTCTGGCGGCCACAGACCTCGGGCTCGGCACCTGCTGGGTCGGGGCATTTGATTCGGCAGCCGCCCGGGAGATTATGGGACTCCCTGATGAGGTTGAACCGATTGCATTTACTCCTCTGGGTTATCCGGATGACCAGCCGAAAGAGAAAAAGCGCCAGTCAATTACCGAACTGGTACGCTATGAGCACTGGTAG